The region GTATAACGATGGAGTTGACTTTATGCCCGCCAAAGGCAGTGTTCTGTTTGGCTATCAGTTCAAATCCATTGCTGCCCTGGGGCCAATTGTGGGGCCGATTACGGCGGTGCAGTGGGGCTGGCTACCGTCCATTTTGTGGTTATTGTTTGGGGTATTGTTGATTGGGTGGGTGCAAGATTATGCGGCGGCTATGCTGGCCATGCGCAGCGACGGATTGACCCTGGGCGGTTTGAGTTACAAACTCATCTCCCCCCGCGCCCGGAACCTGTTGCTTGGTTTTTTATACTTTTATCTGCTCTTGATTATGGGCGCTTTTGGCGCAGTGGTAGCCGGATTGCTGGCCACCCCCACGGTGCCCATTGGGTTCATTATCCTCACCCTGGCCGGGCTGCTGGCCGGTCAAATGACTTATCGCTGGCGGATGGATTTGCTCACGACCACGGTGGTAACAGTCCTGATTGCCCTGGTTGGCATCTGGCTGGGCACATTGGCCTTTTCCACCAATATTGTCAAAGTGGTTAACTCCCTGGCCGGCGATGCCAACGGCGTGCTCTATAACACGCCTTATGGACCAATGCAGTGGTCGGTGTGGTTGTGGGGGATTTTTGCCCTGTTCTTCTGTTACCTGGGTTCGGTTTTGCCCATCTGGCGTTTTGCCCAGCCGGTCAACTACACTTCGTTCTGGTTTGTGGCTTTGGGTATTATTGGCGCTATTCTCGGTATCCTCATTGCCACCTTCACCGGCTCGGTGGGCACCTCTTTTCAAATTCCGGCCTATGTAACCTGGAATCAACCGGCGCTGGGCTGGTTGTGGCCCATCCTGTTTGTCACCATCTCTTGCGGCGCGGTATCGGGTTGGCATTCCCTGGTGTCTACTTCGGGTACGGCCCGCCAGCTTGAAAAAGAAACCGACGCCCTGCCGGTAGGGGCCGGGGCCATGTTCCTGGAGGTGGTGCTGGCGGTGCTGGCCGTAGTTTTTGCCGC is a window of Anaerolineae bacterium DNA encoding:
- a CDS encoding carbon starvation protein A, whose product is MALGMIIIAILVAIFGYRLYAVKIDREIIQADPKRATPATMYNDGVDFMPAKGSVLFGYQFKSIAALGPIVGPITAVQWGWLPSILWLLFGVLLIGWVQDYAAAMLAMRSDGLTLGGLSYKLISPRARNLLLGFLYFYLLLIMGAFGAVVAGLLATPTVPIGFIILTLAGLLAGQMTYRWRMDLLTTTVVTVLIALVGIWLGTLAFSTNIVKVVNSLAGDANGVLYNTPYGPMQWSVWLWGIFALFFCYLGSVLPIWRFAQPVNYTSFWFVALGIIGAILGILIATFTGSVGTSFQIPAYVTWNQPALGWLWPILFVTISCGAVSGWHSLVSTSGTARQLEKETDALPVGAGAMFLEVVLAVLAVVFAATLIVAPDGSVLYDAANLYQLKIGAGGVFAAGMARFLAVIGIPSALGGAIGAIFLAVMALTVMQLVLRFMRVASAELLGDALPIMKNPHIGSIVALGFTMLILWTAFWQRIWVLFGGANQLFAGLALLLITIWLAEQGKKYAWTFWPAVFMYVTTVAALLVTAYKSFFDAKGLFDPTAGLAFQIGNGIAGLIGLFLAIAALFLAWDGIISFNRARSKAAAAPAASE